TGAACATGAAGCGCACCACAGCATGTTTGATTTTCGGGAATGATGACATCATTTCCATTTCGTGTTAATACATGAATGGTTGATTCATTAATATCACTGAACATAACATCCATGACACAGCCTGTTAAAAACGCAACCTTCCGCTTCGTTTCTCCTTTAGCTTTAATGACTTTTTCATGTTTATATTTTTGTCTGACCGGCTTTTTTACCTCTGGCATAATGGCTTCCATTTCAACTAAATGATCTGGCAAAATGTTGATAAGCCCTGTTTTCTGTACGAGCTTTTGCAGCCCGCTTTTTTGATAAAATTTCAAGACATTTCCTAAAGCATATAAACGATTAGGGTGAGGAAATAACGTATGCAAAAAAAGGTTCCCAATAACCTTTTTCCAACCTTTTAATGGTATCACCTGGCGAACTTGACCGCGTACTTCTTCGATTAATCCGCCAACATCGACGTCGGCAGGACAAGCTGTCGTACATGCCCGGCAATCAAGACAGGCAAAGACTGGATCCATAAAATTCTCATTCACTTCAAGCTTTCCTTCAGCAACTGATTTAATTAAATGAACACGTCCTCTTGGGGAATGCTGTTCTTGACCGGTAATTTCATAAGTAGGACATGACTCTAAACACATGCCGCAGTGAACACAATCTGCCCACTTATTTTCATCAGGTAGATCAATCCCGAAATAGTTGCCAAGACTTTTCGTTATACAAGAAGGATCCTTCCTCATAACATTATCGTTCCAACTCAATGTTAAATCCCTCCTACAAAACGTTTTGGGTTGAGGATTCTATTTGGATCAATTTTTGTTTTAATTCCTTCTAGAAGGAAGAAATATTCTGGTTTTTCACCCCAAGGATCGATTATTTGCCTTAATGAAAATGGCATATGTTTCACAATGGCATACCCACCAAGTTGTGTAGCGATATTTCTTAACTGCTGAATGGCGGAAAGAACGTTTTCACTCGCACCTTTTAAAAGGACTTGACAAATCCCATGACCTAAACCACCGTGGGCTTGAATCCATAAATTGTGAGAATCTTGGATGAGGTGGCTTTCTTGTATAATTTTCAACACATCAAGGTTTATGACCCCAATTTTCAACATTGCGATCGTTTTTGTAGGAGCATTTACTGCTTGTGGGTTTGGAGAAATTGTATAAAATTCATTCCAAAATTGGGACGCTTTTTCGTTAGCAAGAATGGTCATGTTCGTTTTTGGAGGTCGGAAGCTTTGTAGAAATGCTTCTTGGTAGTGGACTGAATTTTCGTGGTCTTCAAAACTAATCACTAACGTATATTGTTTTTCTCCCGCTAATTTTTCTGCCAAGGTTGGATTTAAAAGCTCTAACGAAACAGGTTCCATTTGTGAATCTAAAAAGCGAACAACAAATGAATGGATTTCATCCAAATTCTCGTCTGGAAACGATATGAGAACAACACTTTCATACTTTGGCAACGGCCTGAGCTTTAACGTGATTTCCGTCAAAATGCCCAACGTCCCCATTGAGCCGACAAATAGTTTGTTCATATCATATCCAGCAACATTTTTCACTACTTTTCCACCTGTGCGAACGATCGTTCCATTCGGATAGACAACGCGAAGTCCAATTACAGCATCTCTTGCAGAACCATATCCCAATCGTTTAGGACCGCTTTCATTTGCAGCGATTATTCCCCCGATTGTTGCATATACGGGCCAAGCCGGATCAAGTGGAATTTGTTGATTATGATGCTGTAAATATTGCTGTAATTCTTGAAATGGTGTACCGGCCTTCACAGTTAAAGTCATATCACCAACGGTATGATCAACGATTCCTTTCAGATTTGCTAGCGACATCAAGATATCTGTTGATTGGATGAGGCCGCCAAACCCTCGTTTCGTTCCCCCACCTTCAGTGCAAATCTTTTTCCTATTCCGGTTTGCATACTGAAGGATTTGTGAAATCTCCCTTTCAGAATGGGGGTATACGCATACTTTTCCACGATTTCCAAGTAGGTGTTCTTCATTATTTTCGATTTTGATTTGAATATGAGGGAAAAGATCCTTTAATTCTGTATATAAATCAGCTGCTATCAAACGTAACACCTCCTATTGTTTCGTAATAACAAACAATGTTTCTAAAAATGACCAAAAATACCCTTTTGATTAATGGACATAAAATATGATTGATCTTATCCATCTCTGATATGTTATATGTTTACCAATATGAAAACATGTTTAAAAGATTTTTTCAAAAATATTTTTATTTTTTAAAAAATAGTAAAAATTGAAGAGAAGGAAAAAACAGAACATTTGTTGCACTTATTTCGTGATTAATCGGTTCTTTTAAACTGGCCACCTTTATCTACTAATAGCTAAAAAGCTCTCATTTTCTTTATTTGCCGATACATTTGTTTAATGACATTCATATGAATTGCTTCATGGTAAAGGCTGAACAAAAAGGTTTCGCCAACTGTATAAAACGTATTTCCTCCACTATTTGTAAATGGTGTAGGAAGTTTTTCATTCAAACGATCCTCCAAAAATTTCGGAATTCTCGTTTTTTGATCACAGAGAACGATGGCAATGTCATGAAGTGTCGGGGGTGTGATCGTCCATTCGGATGGTTTTGTTCCTCTAGCAAACAACTGTTCATATTCTTCTGGAACATTCATTTTTTCACCAAGGAGACCATATACGAGTTTTTCTTGTATATAAGCAATGTGGCCAAAATTCCAGCGAATATGATTATTAAATCCAGCTGGAATGATATCAGCTGCCTCTTCTGGAATTTGTTTGATCGCGTTTTCCGTAATTTCTCTTACAGTTTTCATATGTTGAAAAATGAGATCTCTCTCTGACATTTTCATTCTCTCCTTTCCATCTATTCATACAACATATTTCTTGGTGTATAAAGCTAATTCCTTCAACTATTTGATCATTTCAAAAAATTTATGACCCTTTATTTGAGTTGCACTAACTTAAGAGTAAGCCTCACATAAAAAATGGATCTTTTTTTGCAATTCTATAAAGAAATTTACAAATTGATGTCGATTTTTCTCCTACCCCCCGTAATTTAGACATAACTGTTAGAACTTTATATAAGGTTTTAAAACATTATAGAATTGGGTGATTAGTTAAATGTTTTCCGTTTCAGAAATTGGCATTGATTTAGGTACTGCTAACATTTTAGTATATAGTAAACAAAAAGGGATTGTTATTAATGAGCCGTCAGTCGTAGCGATCGACACCGAGACGAAGCAAGTATTAGCTGTTGGTTTTGAGGCAAAGCATATGATTGGAAAGACCCCAGGTAAAATCGTTGCGATTCGCCCGCTAAAAGATGGTGTTATAGCTGATTATGACGTGACAACAGAAATGTTAAAAGCAATTATGAAAAAAGTTTCCAAAAAACTCGGTTTTTCCATTCGAAAACCTGATGTAGTCGTTTGTACCCCTTCAGGTTCGACTAGTGTAGAAAGGCGAGCAATCCATGATGCCGTCAAACATACTGGGGCAAAAAATGTGCATTTAATCGAAGAACCTGTTGCTGCCGCCATCGGTTCTGGTTTACCAGTTGATGAACCTATTGCAAATGTGGTGGTCGATATCGGTGGTGGTACAACAGAAGTAGCCATTATTTCCTTCGGTGGCGTTGTTACAGCTAATTCAATTCGAATTGGAGGAGATAGTTTAGACGATGACATCATTCAATATGTAAGAAAAACTTACAATGTTCTCATTGGGGAACGTACTGCTGAGCAAATCAAAATCGAAATAGGCTATGCCTTAATTGATCATGAAGAAGAAACAATGGAAGTTCGTGGACGGGACTTGGTTACTGGTTTACCGAAAACCATTACATTGAAATCGACAGAAATTCGTGATGCGATGAAAGAATCATTGCTCCATATTTTAGAGGCCATTCGTGCAACGTTAGAGAATTGTCCGCCAGAATTAAGCGGGGATATCGTTGAGCGAGGTGTTATGTTAACAGGTGGTGGAGCCTTATTAAAAGGAATTAAAGAATGGCTCAGCAAAGAAATTATTGTTCCTGTCCATTTATCCGAGCAACCATTGGAGGCTGTTGCCATCGGTACGGGAAAAGCACTCCAATTTATTCATAAGCTGCAAAAAGCAGCAAAATAACAAAATTTTTAAAGCTTGTCGTCATCGTCGACAAGCTTTAAAAAATATGAAACATGTATGAAGTTGTTTTGCATCAGAGATTTTAACGCTCGTTTATTAAGGTAAATCAATCAACATAAATTGTGACCCAGTAGATGTTGTAATGGATAAAGCATCTTCTTGGGTTATGCGTGCAGAATCGCGTTTCTTTAAAATATGATCGTTTTGCAAGGAGATTTCCCCCTCTAGGACAAATAAAAATGTCCGCCGCTCTTTTTTCTGCTTAAATTCAATTGTATAATTCTTTTCCAATTCGGATAAATATATCGTCAAATCTTGGTTGATATGAGCTATTTCTTTAGATGTCGGATTTTTCGTGACGACCGGTAGCAGAGCATTTTTCATTTTATCAATTTGGTAAGTTGTTTTTTCATAAGAAGGAGTGATGCCAGATCGTTCTGGCAAAAACCACATTTGTAAAAAGTTCACCTCTTCTTTGCTTGAAGGGTTTACTTCTGAATGGATCACCCCTGTTCCTGCTGACATTCGTTGAATGCCGCCAAACGTTGTGACAGCACTTTCTCCTGTGCTATCTTCGTGGCGCAACTGCCCTTTTAATACAATTGAAACAATTTCCATTTCCTGATGTGGGTGTGCTCCAAATCCTCTTAGTGGAGCAACAAAATCATCATTTAATACTCTGAGTGGTCC
This genomic interval from Bacillus alveayuensis contains the following:
- a CDS encoding glycolate oxidase iron-sulfur subunit (product_source=KO:K11473; cath_funfam=1.10.1060.10; cog=COG0247; ko=KO:K11473; pfam=PF02754,PF13183; superfamily=46548,51735) gives rise to the protein MSWNDNVMRKDPSCITKSLGNYFGIDLPDENKWADCVHCGMCLESCPTYEITGQEQHSPRGRVHLIKSVAEGKLEVNENFMDPVFACLDCRACTTACPADVDVGGLIEEVRGQVRQVIPLKGWKKVIGNLFLHTLFPHPNRLYALGNVLKFYQKSGLQKLVQKTGLINILPDHLVEMEAIMPEVKKPVRQKYKHEKVIKAKGETKRKVAFLTGCVMDVMFSDINESTIHVLTRNGNDVIIPENQTCCGALHVHAGDRNMGRKLAKQNIEAFKDADKVIVNAAGCGCMLKEYPELFREDREWRKKAEAFSKKVEDISKFLHDTGYEKPKAEIKTRITYHDACHLAHGQGIRKEPRDLLLDIPGVEMVHMPNADRCCGSAGIYNITNPEMANEVLERKMENVPEEVEMISMGNPGCMLQMAIGVQKYGRNQKIVHTVQLLDWAYQKENQQRGEANGR
- a CDS encoding hypothetical protein (product_source=Hypo-rule applied; pfam=PF12867; superfamily=109854), with translation MSERDLIFQHMKTVREITENAIKQIPEEAADIIPAGFNNHIRWNFGHIAYIQEKLVYGLLGEKMNVPEEYEQLFARGTKPSEWTITPPTLHDIAIVLCDQKTRIPKFLEDRLNEKLPTPFTNSGGNTFYTVGETFLFSLYHEAIHMNVIKQMYRQIKKMRAF
- a CDS encoding redox-sensitive bicupin YhaK (pirin superfamily) (product_source=COG1741; cath_funfam=2.60.120.10; cog=COG1741; ko=KO:K06911; pfam=PF02678; superfamily=51182) gives rise to the protein MIKIYPAESRYFADHGWLKTYHSFSFAEYYDSENMNFGPLRVLNDDFVAPLRGFGAHPHQEMEIVSIVLKGQLRHEDSTGESAVTTFGGIQRMSAGTGVIHSEVNPSSKEEVNFLQMWFLPERSGITPSYEKTTYQIDKMKNALLPVVTKNPTSKEIAHINQDLTIYLSELEKNYTIEFKQKKERRTFLFVLEGEISLQNDHILKKRDSARITQEDALSITTSTGSQFMLIDLP
- a CDS encoding rod shape-determining protein MreB (product_source=KO:K03569; cath_funfam=3.30.420.40,3.90.640.10; cog=COG1077; ko=KO:K03569; pfam=PF06723; smart=SM01407; superfamily=53067; tigrfam=TIGR00904) gives rise to the protein MFSVSEIGIDLGTANILVYSKQKGIVINEPSVVAIDTETKQVLAVGFEAKHMIGKTPGKIVAIRPLKDGVIADYDVTTEMLKAIMKKVSKKLGFSIRKPDVVVCTPSGSTSVERRAIHDAVKHTGAKNVHLIEEPVAAAIGSGLPVDEPIANVVVDIGGGTTEVAIISFGGVVTANSIRIGGDSLDDDIIQYVRKTYNVLIGERTAEQIKIEIGYALIDHEEETMEVRGRDLVTGLPKTITLKSTEIRDAMKESLLHILEAIRATLENCPPELSGDIVERGVMLTGGGALLKGIKEWLSKEIIVPVHLSEQPLEAVAIGTGKALQFIHKLQKAAK
- a CDS encoding glycolate oxidase FAD binding subunit (product_source=KO:K11472; cath_funfam=1.10.45.10,3.30.43.10,3.30.465.10; cog=COG0277; ko=KO:K11472; pfam=PF01565; superfamily=56176) encodes the protein MIAADLYTELKDLFPHIQIKIENNEEHLLGNRGKVCVYPHSEREISQILQYANRNRKKICTEGGGTKRGFGGLIQSTDILMSLANLKGIVDHTVGDMTLTVKAGTPFQELQQYLQHHNQQIPLDPAWPVYATIGGIIAANESGPKRLGYGSARDAVIGLRVVYPNGTIVRTGGKVVKNVAGYDMNKLFVGSMGTLGILTEITLKLRPLPKYESVVLISFPDENLDEIHSFVVRFLDSQMEPVSLELLNPTLAEKLAGEKQYTLVISFEDHENSVHYQEAFLQSFRPPKTNMTILANEKASQFWNEFYTISPNPQAVNAPTKTIAMLKIGVINLDVLKIIQESHLIQDSHNLWIQAHGGLGHGICQVLLKGASENVLSAIQQLRNIATQLGGYAIVKHMPFSLRQIIDPWGEKPEYFFLLEGIKTKIDPNRILNPKRFVGGI